AGTAGATTGTAAGTTTTCAGCTTCTTTAGAATTGATAAAATCCACCTGCTCTTTAATCCAAAGAATAAAAGAGGCTGTTTCGTTGGCGGTAGCCTTGCTTATATCTACATTGTTATATTGGCATTCTAAAATGCATTTAATCGCCTTTTCAGGGTCTTGCTTTAGTAATTCAGGTAACTGTACTTTTACCACGCCGAACGGCAGGAATATAAACGGTTTAGATTTATACCCCTGCACCTCATCGCTAGGCTTTCCAAACCTAACTATAAAATCGTCGTGTTTTACCAAAGAATGCATACAATTATTTCCTTACAAAGGTACAAAAAGTAAACTAAAGATTTACTATTTTGAAAAATAAAAGTATTACATTCCTTTCTTAAGTTTGTGTGCTAAAAAGTAGTAGTAAAACAAAGCCTTTGTTTGCTTGGTTAATTGTATTTTATGAGGTTTATCATCGCTAGAAAATAGGCGGCTTAAATAGCTTCTATCTAGTAACAAGTCTTTTGTTAGGTCTTTTCTTTTAACGCCTAACTCTTTCATTTGTTCCTCTATCCACAAAATGTTTATATCTTCTATGTTCATAAGGTTATTTTAAGAAGATGTACATCACTCCTGCTAAAGCTAAAATAATAAATATTATCTGCTCTAAAGATAAACTAAATCTAATAGTTATATCTTGCTCAAATGGTTCTTTTGAAAAGATGTTTTTAATCAATTTTATAAATTCTTTCATTTGAAAAAATATTTATAAATTTGCCTTTAGAAGTAAGGGGGACTAAGCCCCCTTGTTTCAGAATAACAGACCGAAAAGTTTCTGTTTTATCTCGGCTTTAAGTTTCGCAACAAACTTAAAGCCTTTTTTGATTCTTCTGAAACTGATTTTGAACTCAAAATCTAACTTCATAAAAAGCAAATTTAAAGGTTAAACTTAGGTGCGTCTGTTCTGTCTCTCATTGACAATGCAAATATATAAAAAACGTTTTAATTACGAAAACATTTTAATAATTTTTTTATCTTTTTTTACCTTACCCTGTAAGTAATTGTTTTGCCTGTTGCTTGGTAAATATAGTATCCACCTGCTTCTGTGATATGGTCAAAACCGCTCGTTTTGTCAGGCTCTCCGTTTTTATATGTTTGGCGTTCTAGGGCTTCTGAATAGTTAGGACATTGCTCGTCATTGACATAGTAGCTTATCTCTTGTTTATTGTTTTTAAAAGCGAGGTTCATAGCATTAACTCTATCTTTAACAGCAGGGTTCCTTACCATTCCCCTAATAGTGAAACCAAAGGAACGGATAATATCGTGGTCAGATTTTCCGCTTGTACTTCTTGAACTTCCTGCACTATCAGGGTAAACTATTATCTTATGATTTGAGTATTTCCGTTTAATTAACTCGCAAAGTTCTTGAGTGTCATAAGCGTTTACAAATTCATCAACGGCGAAATGTTTTTTATCCTCCTGAATATGCACGACTGCGTTCATCTTGGTTATGTTAAAGTCCATTCCGATATGCAACACATCTCCAGCTTTTACTACTCTGCGAGTGTTGTTGTCTTGCCTGTTGTAGTTTCTGTAAACATTACCGCTCGTTAAATTGACAAATTCGCCCTCCAAATAAGCGAGTATTTTCTCGTCGGAGTATGTTTCCAATAGAGAGGGTATATAGTCGTCAGGTAAAAAAGGATTATCCGCTGTTTTGCCTTTTATGAGTAGCTTGTTGGGGCTTGGTTTCTTTACGAAAAATTCATATAAAAATTTAAAACCCTCAGGGGTACTCACGAAGTCTAAACTGTTCTTTTCTCCGTTGGGGAGTGCTTTTCTATTTCTAGCGACTATTTTGGTATAGACTTCTTGCATTTTGTCTTTAGGTAAAACATCTGCTTCGTCTATTAGAGAATAGCCAACCTCATAACCTACGATGAGGTCAGGGTTATCCATTGTCCTTAAAATAATCCTTCCGTTTGGAAGATGAAACTCTTTGTCTGAACGATTTAACTTAAAAGGTATTCCTAGATTAGATAATATTTCTGAGAATCTCGGAAACGCAATATCTTTTACAAGTGGATAGGTGGGTAGGTAGTAGGCTACATCTATACCGTTATACATTAACTTTTTTATAACGGTTTTTGTAATTCCAGCGTGGCTCTTTCCTGAACCAAAACCCGCAACTAACCCTGTGTGTCGGTAGTTAGATTTTATAAAGTCGTCCTGATGTTTAAGAAGTAATATTTCCTTTTTCATCTACACGCTTTATCACAAGTTCTAAAACATTGCCCTTATTTTCTACTTCTTGTTTTGTTGGTGCGTAATCGCCCTCTATCTTGGATATTTCGGCTCTTATATCTTTTATGGTGCTTTCTATCTTGGCAACCTCTAAAGCAGTCAGGTCTCGCTCTTGTGAGGTATACACGCCTTGACTAAAAGTATATGC
This Riemerella anatipestifer DNA region includes the following protein-coding sequences:
- a CDS encoding phage terminase large subunit, which produces MKKEILLLKHQDDFIKSNYRHTGLVAGFGSGKSHAGITKTVIKKLMYNGIDVAYYLPTYPLVKDIAFPRFSEILSNLGIPFKLNRSDKEFHLPNGRIILRTMDNPDLIVGYEVGYSLIDEADVLPKDKMQEVYTKIVARNRKALPNGEKNSLDFVSTPEGFKFLYEFFVKKPSPNKLLIKGKTADNPFLPDDYIPSLLETYSDEKILAYLEGEFVNLTSGNVYRNYNRQDNNTRRVVKAGDVLHIGMDFNITKMNAVVHIQEDKKHFAVDEFVNAYDTQELCELIKRKYSNHKIIVYPDSAGSSRSTSGKSDHDIIRSFGFTIRGMVRNPAVKDRVNAMNLAFKNNKQEISYYVNDEQCPNYSEALERQTYKNGEPDKTSGFDHITEAGGYYIYQATGKTITYRVR